The following DNA comes from Candidatus Peregrinibacteria bacterium.
CCAATAACCGGAATAGAAAGTTTATCGGTAATAGCTTTTCCAAGAGATTCTGGAACACATTCGAGAATAATCTCAGAAACTCCAAGATCCTCAAGTATTTTGGATTCTCGCTGAATGCGCATTGATTCTTCTAGCGTTTTTCCAGCAACGGAAAATGTTTCTGCCTGCTGTGGTAAAAGCCCAAGATGTCCCACAACCCCAATGCCTTCTTTTTGCAAGTATTCGATTTGCGGAAACACTGCTCCTTCGAGTTTTACAGAATGGGCGCCAACCCTTAAAAATTGGCGAGCATTTTTTAGTGCTTGTCCTGGAGTTTCATAGGTTCCAATCGGCATATCCGCCACAACCGGAATTTTTCCGTTTACTGCTCGACACACGGCTTCTGTATGCGCAAGCATCATTTCCATGGTGACGGATTTTGTATCCAAAAACCCATAGACGGTCATTCCTAAAGAGTCGCCTACCAAAAGCACATCTGCCCCAGCAGCAATAGAGCGCTGTGCGGACAAAAAATCCGCCACCGAAACCCACGAAAGACGTTT
Coding sequences within:
- the panB gene encoding 3-methyl-2-oxobutanoate hydroxymethyltransferase; translated protein: MTFVQKSGNSGIMKRLSWVSVADFLSAQRSIAAGADVLLVGDSLGMTVYGFLDTKSVTMEMMLAHTEAVCRAVNGKIPVVADMPIGTYETPGQALKNARQFLRVGAHSVKLEGAVFPQIEYLQKEGIGVVGHLGLLPQQAETFSVAGKTLEESMRIQRESKILEDLGVSEIILECVPESLGKAITDKLSIPVIGIGAGRFVDGQVLVYSDLTGRSDAYFRPKFLRRFGDVASEEERSISAFVKSVQDGLFPAEGEKY